In one window of Hymenobacter nivis DNA:
- a CDS encoding DUF481 domain-containing protein → MKGLFLKFWGLGLLTLLLIAGSPAARAQSVAKSARIAPKADTTTTPAVAPAAGGAAGLPATEFETYNVKGRGVRYTAALTGLYTTGTVARMFLSTSHTVNLSFKGGHWLAPAALSFSYGKQDGLQREREFLLLTTPTYQQGRYKFYTLGQVEYSNLRAIDYRVVGGLGVGYQLYKDTMRNEVNVSYFLLREETQYYTDLRRQVLRHSLRAKGQYTRGAATLTALVYYQPAVSDVNGDYRVNGTGALAVRLSRHLALAVTYSYALESINVEGRAPVNTNLSVGFTYAAGK, encoded by the coding sequence ATGAAGGGGCTATTTTTGAAGTTTTGGGGCCTTGGGCTGCTGACGCTGCTGCTGATTGCGGGCAGCCCCGCGGCCCGCGCCCAAAGCGTGGCCAAATCGGCCCGCATCGCGCCCAAGGCCGATACCACCACCACGCCCGCCGTGGCCCCAGCGGCCGGCGGCGCCGCCGGCCTGCCGGCCACCGAATTTGAAACCTACAACGTGAAGGGCAGGGGCGTACGCTACACGGCCGCACTCACGGGCCTTTACACCACGGGCACCGTCGCGCGCATGTTCCTCAGCACCAGTCACACCGTCAACCTGTCGTTCAAGGGCGGGCACTGGCTGGCCCCGGCGGCCCTTAGCTTCAGCTACGGCAAGCAGGACGGCTTGCAGCGCGAGCGCGAGTTTTTGCTGCTCACCACGCCCACCTACCAGCAGGGGCGCTACAAGTTTTACACCCTGGGCCAGGTGGAATACAGCAACCTGCGCGCCATCGACTACCGCGTGGTGGGCGGCCTGGGCGTGGGCTACCAGCTATACAAGGACACGATGCGCAACGAAGTGAACGTGAGCTATTTCCTGCTGCGCGAAGAAACCCAATATTATACCGATCTGCGCCGCCAGGTGCTGCGCCACTCGCTGCGCGCCAAGGGCCAGTACACGCGGGGGGCGGCCACGCTCACAGCCCTGGTGTATTACCAGCCGGCAGTGAGCGACGTTAACGGCGACTACCGCGTGAATGGCACGGGGGCCCTGGCCGTGCGCCTCTCGCGCCACCTGGCCCTGGCCGTTACTTACTCCTACGCGCTCGAAAGCATCAACGTAGAGGGCCGCGCCCCCGTGAACACCAACCTGTCGGTGGGCTTTACCTACGCGGCGGGCAAGTAG
- a CDS encoding TlpA family protein disulfide reductase: MRLLLLLPALAFGTALRLLAGAPAPLVTRLSGHLSHAPAGDTVRLLINEQQLKTVLSPAGDFQFEVKDLAAPLPVSFEYAGQRTQLYLTPGDQLRLTLEFSDFDNSLVYSGRGANANNYLARSQWLFEYSPPGNDPRPMDRIGPATTPPEMRQCADAFRRKRLAFLADYARIHPLPALFQREAQTTIAADWAIALLYYARRQWPTPSGETLPETYFNFLAEVPARELSQHWGRSIADRSLVANFTMGYQNRLVPAGKLSADPAQGPRLYRLATAEVGAGRIRDWTMEVLLTDNIRTNLPGALAFYPTFRQHNRDSAMARDIRQAFVKGRRLAAIQQLSAGQPVPAFILLSNEGKKVTMSDFRGKVVYLDFWGTWCGPCMNEMINFAPALKQQFAGRDVVFLYIAVGDSEEKWQKTLTGKHFTSPNSVHLRAPSADEAEVYQVNGYPSYYLIGRDGRLIKKYAPRPSDGVETVAAIEAALKD, encoded by the coding sequence GCCGGCCGGCGATACCGTGCGGCTGCTAATCAACGAGCAGCAGCTGAAAACGGTGCTCAGCCCAGCCGGCGATTTTCAGTTTGAGGTGAAGGACCTCGCCGCCCCGCTGCCAGTTAGCTTCGAGTACGCCGGGCAGCGTACCCAGCTCTACCTCACGCCCGGCGACCAGCTGCGCCTGACGCTGGAGTTTAGCGATTTTGATAATAGCCTTGTGTACAGTGGCCGGGGGGCTAACGCCAACAATTACCTGGCCCGGTCGCAGTGGTTGTTTGAGTACAGCCCGCCCGGCAACGACCCCCGGCCGATGGACAGAATAGGCCCCGCCACCACGCCCCCCGAAATGCGGCAGTGCGCCGACGCTTTTCGGCGGAAGCGCCTCGCCTTCTTGGCTGACTACGCCCGCATCCACCCGCTACCGGCCCTTTTTCAGCGCGAGGCCCAGACCACCATCGCGGCCGATTGGGCCATTGCGCTCCTTTACTACGCTCGGAGGCAATGGCCTACTCCGTCCGGTGAGACGCTGCCAGAGACGTACTTCAACTTCCTGGCCGAAGTACCGGCGCGGGAGCTAAGCCAGCACTGGGGGCGTAGCATTGCCGATAGGTCGTTGGTAGCAAATTTTACAATGGGTTACCAGAACCGCCTGGTGCCCGCGGGTAAGCTCAGCGCCGACCCCGCCCAGGGCCCGCGGCTCTACCGGCTGGCCACGGCCGAGGTGGGCGCGGGGCGAATCCGCGACTGGACCATGGAGGTCCTGCTAACGGATAACATCCGCACCAACCTGCCCGGGGCGCTCGCTTTCTACCCCACTTTCCGGCAGCACAACCGTGACTCGGCGATGGCGCGCGACATTCGGCAAGCATTTGTCAAGGGCCGGCGCTTAGCGGCTATCCAACAGCTAAGCGCCGGCCAACCGGTCCCCGCTTTCATTCTGCTGAGCAATGAGGGCAAAAAAGTGACGATGAGTGATTTCCGGGGCAAGGTCGTGTACCTCGATTTCTGGGGGACCTGGTGCGGCCCCTGCATGAACGAGATGATCAACTTTGCCCCCGCGCTCAAGCAGCAGTTTGCCGGCCGCGACGTGGTATTTCTCTACATTGCGGTGGGCGACTCCGAAGAAAAGTGGCAGAAAACTTTGACCGGCAAGCACTTCACCAGCCCCAACAGCGTACACCTGCGCGCGCCCAGCGCGGACGAAGCCGAGGTATACCAGGTGAATGGCTACCCCAGCTACTACCTCATCGGGCGCGACGGCCGCCTGATCAAAAAATACGCGCCGCGCCCTTCCGATGGGGTCGAAACTGTGGCCGCCATCGAGGCCGCGCTGAAAGACTAG